From Bombyx mori chromosome 10, ASM3026992v2, a single genomic window includes:
- the LOC101739469 gene encoding uncharacterized protein LOC101739469 isoform X4 codes for MTSIDEFVNSPAWLAKVSGAQRGRERHAAPTADAHGGRLAQPPRPLSQPRPADAMELADVPRHRPLAFDKMESLIKEMQDPETGVPVRSQKLFLTVIPSAFMGYDLVEWLMERFNLDETSNVEAINLANQLCQYGYFFPVNDLKNLVLKDDSSLYRFQSPYYWPWQPSRVSGSSSNAPTLGPDNVEYAIYLVKRTLRNKQRHGLEEYEQEALANLKKNLSAKWDFITMQAEEQVRLAKERKKGDKIVSDSQERAYWRVARPPPGVSSGLEPCPVPVRSRPHKPKKRTIHQLTREIEYLKTSLDRTRVKTSIALDALVAYAETFAPYDPWLTPPQPSNPWVSDDTLFWQINSPLVEIPSEKRVQRWALSIEELISDPTGLQEFTSFLRKEYSHENIRFWLAVMDLRRSSTKQIPKKLEEIYEEFLKPGAPCEINIDGATAERVAEGLRSGSRYALDHAADHVYGLLLKKDCYPRFIRSDHFQRLLTEGKNVHQKKAKFFNFGGQVRKKPGSTSGTSGTAAGTGAGLARRRGSDRSLSGSAHELAVCAVQPPRPPDPPAHSHSQSNLTDIPFRDPLEDDTADVLPWESSSREGAYGGRRRQDSAADSGSSSSDVSGAVCERTRRLPQQSTLDGGLRGAPPPLRRLSAVEPRHLAPLASPPHSPRPPRPAPRPLPPVHPHPTPTISVSSAPDDESADSPPGTCSPEEPRSIAQSDEPSSVFASADATPTDSARAPPPLHEGCSSLVEIGNEMIASEEHPSAVASVVLGGPSIESCEDSTTSRAISDSKESDRTKSSEDETSSVRKPITQEASAIDVVMEQNPVEGAAEPMRAVAPLAVCEDTAVEEEPPSRASDRTASSPSDIVKRDSKPDLGERKLRNDICPWEDENSCESDAPFVKTYATLGYL; via the exons ATGACATCAATAGACGAGTTTGTGAATTCACCGGCATGGCTTGCAAAg GTGTCGGGGGCACAGCGCGGGCGCGAGCGGCATGCGGCCCCGACGGCAGACGCCCATGGAGGTCGGCTAGCGCAGCCCCCGCGCCCGCTGTCCCAGCCCCGCCCCGCAGACGCCATGGAACTCGCTGACGTACCTCGACACCGACCCCTCGCCTTCGATAAG ATGGAAAGCTTGATAAAAGAAATGCAAGATCCAGAAACAGGCGTCCCCGTGAGAAGTCAAAAACTTTTTCTTACTGTAATTCCTTCTGCTTTTATGG gttACGATCTTGTCGAATGGCTAATGGAACGGTTTAATCTTGATGAGACTAGTAATG TTGAAGCAATAAACTTAGCCAATCAGCTTTGTCAATATGGTTACTTCTTTCCCGTCAACGACTTGAAAAATCttgttttaaaagatgactCTTCTCTCTACAGATTTCAG AGTCCATATTACTGGCCATGGCAACCGTCCCGCGTGTCCGGGAGCAGCTCAAACGCCCCCACCCTGGGACCCGACAACGTGGAGTACGCTATCTACCTAGTGAAGCGGACGCTGCGAAACAAACAGCGACACGGTCTTGAAGAATACGAGCAAGAGGCGCTGGCCAACCTAAAGAAAAACCTTTCTGCTAAATGGGATTTCATCACCATGCAAGCAGAGGAACAG GTTCGGTTAGCAAAAGAACGGAAGAAGGGGGACAAGATAGTGAGTGACAGTCAAGAGCGTGCCTACTGGCGAGTGGCGAGGCCACCCCCGGGAGTTTCCAGCGGCCTCGAGCCGTGCCCAGTACCCGTGCGGTCGCGGCCACATAAGCCCAAGAAAAGAACCATACACCAACTGACGAGAGAG ATCGAATATTTAAAAACGAGCCTGGATCGTACACGAGTGAAGACTTCAATTGCCCTAGATGCCCTTGTGGCTTATGCGGAGACCTTCGCTCCCTATGATCCTTGGCTCACACCACCACAACCCTCCAACCCTTGGGTCAGCGATGACACCCTATTTTGGCAAATTAATAGCCCTCT TGTCGAAATACCAAGTGAAAAACGAGTCCAGCGTTGGGCGCTTTCTATAGAGGAACTGATATCGGATCCAACAGGGCTGCAAGAGTTCACAAGTTTCTTAAGGAAAGAATATTCGCACGAGAATATTCGATTCTGGCTCGCGGTCATGGATCTGAGGAGAAGCAGTACCAAACAAATACCGAAGAAACTTGAGGAGATTTATGA ggAGTTCTTGAAGCCTGGAGCTCCATGTGAGATTAACATCGATGGTGCGACGGCAGAGCGAGTGGCCGAGGGTCTGCGATCTGGCTCTCGATACGCGCTCGACCATGCCGCCGATCATGTTTACGGACTTCTATTGAAAAAAGACTGCTACCCTCGATTCATCAGATCAGATCATTTTCAAAGACTACTGACTGAAGGGAAAAACGTCCATCAGAAAAAAGCCAA GTTCTTCAACTTTGGTGGTCAAGTACGCAAAAAACCTGGTTCGACGAGCGGCACGAGCGGAACCGCTGCGGGGACGGGGGCGGGACTCGCGCGGCGCCGCGGCTCCGACCGCTCCCTATCCGGCTCCGCACACGAGCTCGCCGTCTGCGCCGTGCAACCGCCGCGTCCGCCAGACCCGCCCGCGCACTCGCACAGCCAGTCCAACCTCACAGACATACCCTTCAG AGATCCCCTCGAGGACGATACCGCCGATGTTCTTCCCTGGGAAAGCTCATCAAGAGAAGGAGCGTACGGTGGACGGCGTCGCCAGGACTCAGCAGCAGATTCGGGCAGCTCGTCTTCGGACGTGAGTGGTGCGGTGTGCGAGCGCACGCGTCGCTTACCACAACAGAGCACGCTCGACGGGGGACTGCGCGGCGCGCCCCCGCCATTGAGGCGTCTCTCTGCAGTCGAACCTCGTCATCTTGCGCCACTCGCTTCACCGCCACACTCAccgcgccccccgcgccccgcccctCGCCCTCTTCCTCCCGTGCATCCACACCCCACACCCACCATCAGTGTCAGCTCCGCGCCTGACGACGAATCGGCCGACTCACCTCCCGGCACCTGTTCGCCAGAGGAACCAAGATCAATTGCGCAGTCAGATGAGCCTTCTTCGGTGTTCGCCTCGGCAGATGCGACGCCGACGGACTCGGCACGCGCTCCACCGCCACTCCATGAGGGATGCAGCTCGCTCGTGGAGATTGGAAACGAAATGATAGCCTCCGAAGAGCATCCGTCTGCCGTGGCTTCCGTCGTTCTTGGCGGACCGTCAATCGAATCGTGCGAAGACTCTACCACATCAAGAGCGATTTCTGATTCGAAGGAATCTGATCGAACAAAATCCTCGGAAGACGAAACGAGCTCGGTGCGAAAACCTATAACACAGGAGGCGTCGGCTATAGATGTCGTGATGGAACAAAATCCTGTCGAAGGTGCGGCAGAGCCGATGAGGGCGGTCGCCCCGCTGGCGGTGTGCGAGGATACGGCAGTGGAGGAAGAGCCCCCCTCCCGCGCGTCTGACCGCACCGCCTCGTCGCCTTCTGATATCGTGAAGCGGGATAGTAAGCCCGATCTTGGTGAACGTAAGCTGAGGAACGACATTTGTCCCTGGGAGGACGA GAATTCCTGTGAGAGTGATGCTCCGTTTGTTAAAACTTATGCTACCCTCGGTTATTTATAA
- the LOC101739469 gene encoding uncharacterized protein LOC101739469 isoform X5 yields the protein MELADVPRHRPLAFDKMESLIKEMQDPETGVPVRSQKLFLTVIPSAFMGYDLVEWLMERFNLDETSNGECQVVGASQGPWSRRRNPVDSSYNEKPRLPQVLIFEAINLANQLCQYGYFFPVNDLKNLVLKDDSSLYRFQSPYYWPWQPSRVSGSSSNAPTLGPDNVEYAIYLVKRTLRNKQRHGLEEYEQEALANLKKNLSAKWDFITMQAEEQVRLAKERKKGDKIVSDSQERAYWRVARPPPGVSSGLEPCPVPVRSRPHKPKKRTIHQLTREIEYLKTSLDRTRVKTSIALDALVAYAETFAPYDPWLTPPQPSNPWVSDDTLFWQINSPLVEIPSEKRVQRWALSIEELISDPTGLQEFTSFLRKEYSHENIRFWLAVMDLRRSSTKQIPKKLEEIYEEFLKPGAPCEINIDGATAERVAEGLRSGSRYALDHAADHVYGLLLKKDCYPRFIRSDHFQRLLTEGKNVHQKKAKFFNFGGQVRKKPGSTSGTSGTAAGTGAGLARRRGSDRSLSGSAHELAVCAVQPPRPPDPPAHSHSQSNLTDIPFRDPLEDDTADVLPWESSSREGAYGGRRRQDSAADSGSSSSDVSGAVCERTRRLPQQSTLDGGLRGAPPPLRRLSAVEPRHLAPLASPPHSPRPPRPAPRPLPPVHPHPTPTISVSSAPDDESADSPPGTCSPEEPRSIAQSDEPSSVFASADATPTDSARAPPPLHEGCSSLVEIGNEMIASEEHPSAVASVVLGGPSIESCEDSTTSRAISDSKESDRTKSSEDETSSVRKPITQEASAIDVVMEQNPVEGAAEPMRAVAPLAVCEDTAVEEEPPSRASDRTASSPSDIVKRDSKPDLGERKLRNDICPWEDENSCESDAPFVKTYATLGYL from the exons ATGGAACTCGCTGACGTACCTCGACACCGACCCCTCGCCTTCGATAAG ATGGAAAGCTTGATAAAAGAAATGCAAGATCCAGAAACAGGCGTCCCCGTGAGAAGTCAAAAACTTTTTCTTACTGTAATTCCTTCTGCTTTTATGG gttACGATCTTGTCGAATGGCTAATGGAACGGTTTAATCTTGATGAGACTAGTAATGGTGAGTGTCAAGTTGTAGGCGCCAGCCAAGGGCCTTGGTCGCGTCGCAGGAACCCAGTAGATTCTAGCTATAACGAGAAGCCAAGGCTACCACAGGTCTTAATAT TTGAAGCAATAAACTTAGCCAATCAGCTTTGTCAATATGGTTACTTCTTTCCCGTCAACGACTTGAAAAATCttgttttaaaagatgactCTTCTCTCTACAGATTTCAG AGTCCATATTACTGGCCATGGCAACCGTCCCGCGTGTCCGGGAGCAGCTCAAACGCCCCCACCCTGGGACCCGACAACGTGGAGTACGCTATCTACCTAGTGAAGCGGACGCTGCGAAACAAACAGCGACACGGTCTTGAAGAATACGAGCAAGAGGCGCTGGCCAACCTAAAGAAAAACCTTTCTGCTAAATGGGATTTCATCACCATGCAAGCAGAGGAACAG GTTCGGTTAGCAAAAGAACGGAAGAAGGGGGACAAGATAGTGAGTGACAGTCAAGAGCGTGCCTACTGGCGAGTGGCGAGGCCACCCCCGGGAGTTTCCAGCGGCCTCGAGCCGTGCCCAGTACCCGTGCGGTCGCGGCCACATAAGCCCAAGAAAAGAACCATACACCAACTGACGAGAGAG ATCGAATATTTAAAAACGAGCCTGGATCGTACACGAGTGAAGACTTCAATTGCCCTAGATGCCCTTGTGGCTTATGCGGAGACCTTCGCTCCCTATGATCCTTGGCTCACACCACCACAACCCTCCAACCCTTGGGTCAGCGATGACACCCTATTTTGGCAAATTAATAGCCCTCT TGTCGAAATACCAAGTGAAAAACGAGTCCAGCGTTGGGCGCTTTCTATAGAGGAACTGATATCGGATCCAACAGGGCTGCAAGAGTTCACAAGTTTCTTAAGGAAAGAATATTCGCACGAGAATATTCGATTCTGGCTCGCGGTCATGGATCTGAGGAGAAGCAGTACCAAACAAATACCGAAGAAACTTGAGGAGATTTATGA ggAGTTCTTGAAGCCTGGAGCTCCATGTGAGATTAACATCGATGGTGCGACGGCAGAGCGAGTGGCCGAGGGTCTGCGATCTGGCTCTCGATACGCGCTCGACCATGCCGCCGATCATGTTTACGGACTTCTATTGAAAAAAGACTGCTACCCTCGATTCATCAGATCAGATCATTTTCAAAGACTACTGACTGAAGGGAAAAACGTCCATCAGAAAAAAGCCAA GTTCTTCAACTTTGGTGGTCAAGTACGCAAAAAACCTGGTTCGACGAGCGGCACGAGCGGAACCGCTGCGGGGACGGGGGCGGGACTCGCGCGGCGCCGCGGCTCCGACCGCTCCCTATCCGGCTCCGCACACGAGCTCGCCGTCTGCGCCGTGCAACCGCCGCGTCCGCCAGACCCGCCCGCGCACTCGCACAGCCAGTCCAACCTCACAGACATACCCTTCAG AGATCCCCTCGAGGACGATACCGCCGATGTTCTTCCCTGGGAAAGCTCATCAAGAGAAGGAGCGTACGGTGGACGGCGTCGCCAGGACTCAGCAGCAGATTCGGGCAGCTCGTCTTCGGACGTGAGTGGTGCGGTGTGCGAGCGCACGCGTCGCTTACCACAACAGAGCACGCTCGACGGGGGACTGCGCGGCGCGCCCCCGCCATTGAGGCGTCTCTCTGCAGTCGAACCTCGTCATCTTGCGCCACTCGCTTCACCGCCACACTCAccgcgccccccgcgccccgcccctCGCCCTCTTCCTCCCGTGCATCCACACCCCACACCCACCATCAGTGTCAGCTCCGCGCCTGACGACGAATCGGCCGACTCACCTCCCGGCACCTGTTCGCCAGAGGAACCAAGATCAATTGCGCAGTCAGATGAGCCTTCTTCGGTGTTCGCCTCGGCAGATGCGACGCCGACGGACTCGGCACGCGCTCCACCGCCACTCCATGAGGGATGCAGCTCGCTCGTGGAGATTGGAAACGAAATGATAGCCTCCGAAGAGCATCCGTCTGCCGTGGCTTCCGTCGTTCTTGGCGGACCGTCAATCGAATCGTGCGAAGACTCTACCACATCAAGAGCGATTTCTGATTCGAAGGAATCTGATCGAACAAAATCCTCGGAAGACGAAACGAGCTCGGTGCGAAAACCTATAACACAGGAGGCGTCGGCTATAGATGTCGTGATGGAACAAAATCCTGTCGAAGGTGCGGCAGAGCCGATGAGGGCGGTCGCCCCGCTGGCGGTGTGCGAGGATACGGCAGTGGAGGAAGAGCCCCCCTCCCGCGCGTCTGACCGCACCGCCTCGTCGCCTTCTGATATCGTGAAGCGGGATAGTAAGCCCGATCTTGGTGAACGTAAGCTGAGGAACGACATTTGTCCCTGGGAGGACGA GAATTCCTGTGAGAGTGATGCTCCGTTTGTTAAAACTTATGCTACCCTCGGTTATTTATAA
- the LOC101739469 gene encoding uncharacterized protein LOC101739469 isoform X1, giving the protein MDREVSLVRRLSLCGVVGKPPKYEVSGAQRGRERHAAPTADAHGGRLAQPPRPLSQPRPADAMELADVPRHRPLAFDKMESLIKEMQDPETGVPVRSQKLFLTVIPSAFMGYDLVEWLMERFNLDETSNGECQVVGASQGPWSRRRNPVDSSYNEKPRLPQVLIFEAINLANQLCQYGYFFPVNDLKNLVLKDDSSLYRFQSPYYWPWQPSRVSGSSSNAPTLGPDNVEYAIYLVKRTLRNKQRHGLEEYEQEALANLKKNLSAKWDFITMQAEEQVRLAKERKKGDKIVSDSQERAYWRVARPPPGVSSGLEPCPVPVRSRPHKPKKRTIHQLTREIEYLKTSLDRTRVKTSIALDALVAYAETFAPYDPWLTPPQPSNPWVSDDTLFWQINSPLVEIPSEKRVQRWALSIEELISDPTGLQEFTSFLRKEYSHENIRFWLAVMDLRRSSTKQIPKKLEEIYEEFLKPGAPCEINIDGATAERVAEGLRSGSRYALDHAADHVYGLLLKKDCYPRFIRSDHFQRLLTEGKNVHQKKAKFFNFGGQVRKKPGSTSGTSGTAAGTGAGLARRRGSDRSLSGSAHELAVCAVQPPRPPDPPAHSHSQSNLTDIPFRDPLEDDTADVLPWESSSREGAYGGRRRQDSAADSGSSSSDVSGAVCERTRRLPQQSTLDGGLRGAPPPLRRLSAVEPRHLAPLASPPHSPRPPRPAPRPLPPVHPHPTPTISVSSAPDDESADSPPGTCSPEEPRSIAQSDEPSSVFASADATPTDSARAPPPLHEGCSSLVEIGNEMIASEEHPSAVASVVLGGPSIESCEDSTTSRAISDSKESDRTKSSEDETSSVRKPITQEASAIDVVMEQNPVEGAAEPMRAVAPLAVCEDTAVEEEPPSRASDRTASSPSDIVKRDSKPDLGERKLRNDICPWEDENSCESDAPFVKTYATLGYL; this is encoded by the exons GTGTCGGGGGCACAGCGCGGGCGCGAGCGGCATGCGGCCCCGACGGCAGACGCCCATGGAGGTCGGCTAGCGCAGCCCCCGCGCCCGCTGTCCCAGCCCCGCCCCGCAGACGCCATGGAACTCGCTGACGTACCTCGACACCGACCCCTCGCCTTCGATAAG ATGGAAAGCTTGATAAAAGAAATGCAAGATCCAGAAACAGGCGTCCCCGTGAGAAGTCAAAAACTTTTTCTTACTGTAATTCCTTCTGCTTTTATGG gttACGATCTTGTCGAATGGCTAATGGAACGGTTTAATCTTGATGAGACTAGTAATGGTGAGTGTCAAGTTGTAGGCGCCAGCCAAGGGCCTTGGTCGCGTCGCAGGAACCCAGTAGATTCTAGCTATAACGAGAAGCCAAGGCTACCACAGGTCTTAATAT TTGAAGCAATAAACTTAGCCAATCAGCTTTGTCAATATGGTTACTTCTTTCCCGTCAACGACTTGAAAAATCttgttttaaaagatgactCTTCTCTCTACAGATTTCAG AGTCCATATTACTGGCCATGGCAACCGTCCCGCGTGTCCGGGAGCAGCTCAAACGCCCCCACCCTGGGACCCGACAACGTGGAGTACGCTATCTACCTAGTGAAGCGGACGCTGCGAAACAAACAGCGACACGGTCTTGAAGAATACGAGCAAGAGGCGCTGGCCAACCTAAAGAAAAACCTTTCTGCTAAATGGGATTTCATCACCATGCAAGCAGAGGAACAG GTTCGGTTAGCAAAAGAACGGAAGAAGGGGGACAAGATAGTGAGTGACAGTCAAGAGCGTGCCTACTGGCGAGTGGCGAGGCCACCCCCGGGAGTTTCCAGCGGCCTCGAGCCGTGCCCAGTACCCGTGCGGTCGCGGCCACATAAGCCCAAGAAAAGAACCATACACCAACTGACGAGAGAG ATCGAATATTTAAAAACGAGCCTGGATCGTACACGAGTGAAGACTTCAATTGCCCTAGATGCCCTTGTGGCTTATGCGGAGACCTTCGCTCCCTATGATCCTTGGCTCACACCACCACAACCCTCCAACCCTTGGGTCAGCGATGACACCCTATTTTGGCAAATTAATAGCCCTCT TGTCGAAATACCAAGTGAAAAACGAGTCCAGCGTTGGGCGCTTTCTATAGAGGAACTGATATCGGATCCAACAGGGCTGCAAGAGTTCACAAGTTTCTTAAGGAAAGAATATTCGCACGAGAATATTCGATTCTGGCTCGCGGTCATGGATCTGAGGAGAAGCAGTACCAAACAAATACCGAAGAAACTTGAGGAGATTTATGA ggAGTTCTTGAAGCCTGGAGCTCCATGTGAGATTAACATCGATGGTGCGACGGCAGAGCGAGTGGCCGAGGGTCTGCGATCTGGCTCTCGATACGCGCTCGACCATGCCGCCGATCATGTTTACGGACTTCTATTGAAAAAAGACTGCTACCCTCGATTCATCAGATCAGATCATTTTCAAAGACTACTGACTGAAGGGAAAAACGTCCATCAGAAAAAAGCCAA GTTCTTCAACTTTGGTGGTCAAGTACGCAAAAAACCTGGTTCGACGAGCGGCACGAGCGGAACCGCTGCGGGGACGGGGGCGGGACTCGCGCGGCGCCGCGGCTCCGACCGCTCCCTATCCGGCTCCGCACACGAGCTCGCCGTCTGCGCCGTGCAACCGCCGCGTCCGCCAGACCCGCCCGCGCACTCGCACAGCCAGTCCAACCTCACAGACATACCCTTCAG AGATCCCCTCGAGGACGATACCGCCGATGTTCTTCCCTGGGAAAGCTCATCAAGAGAAGGAGCGTACGGTGGACGGCGTCGCCAGGACTCAGCAGCAGATTCGGGCAGCTCGTCTTCGGACGTGAGTGGTGCGGTGTGCGAGCGCACGCGTCGCTTACCACAACAGAGCACGCTCGACGGGGGACTGCGCGGCGCGCCCCCGCCATTGAGGCGTCTCTCTGCAGTCGAACCTCGTCATCTTGCGCCACTCGCTTCACCGCCACACTCAccgcgccccccgcgccccgcccctCGCCCTCTTCCTCCCGTGCATCCACACCCCACACCCACCATCAGTGTCAGCTCCGCGCCTGACGACGAATCGGCCGACTCACCTCCCGGCACCTGTTCGCCAGAGGAACCAAGATCAATTGCGCAGTCAGATGAGCCTTCTTCGGTGTTCGCCTCGGCAGATGCGACGCCGACGGACTCGGCACGCGCTCCACCGCCACTCCATGAGGGATGCAGCTCGCTCGTGGAGATTGGAAACGAAATGATAGCCTCCGAAGAGCATCCGTCTGCCGTGGCTTCCGTCGTTCTTGGCGGACCGTCAATCGAATCGTGCGAAGACTCTACCACATCAAGAGCGATTTCTGATTCGAAGGAATCTGATCGAACAAAATCCTCGGAAGACGAAACGAGCTCGGTGCGAAAACCTATAACACAGGAGGCGTCGGCTATAGATGTCGTGATGGAACAAAATCCTGTCGAAGGTGCGGCAGAGCCGATGAGGGCGGTCGCCCCGCTGGCGGTGTGCGAGGATACGGCAGTGGAGGAAGAGCCCCCCTCCCGCGCGTCTGACCGCACCGCCTCGTCGCCTTCTGATATCGTGAAGCGGGATAGTAAGCCCGATCTTGGTGAACGTAAGCTGAGGAACGACATTTGTCCCTGGGAGGACGA GAATTCCTGTGAGAGTGATGCTCCGTTTGTTAAAACTTATGCTACCCTCGGTTATTTATAA
- the LOC101739469 gene encoding uncharacterized protein LOC101739469 isoform X3 has translation MDREVSLVRRLSLCGVVGKPPKYEVSGAQRGRERHAAPTADAHGGRLAQPPRPLSQPRPADAMELADVPRHRPLAFDKMESLIKEMQDPETGVPVRSQKLFLTVIPSAFMGYDLVEWLMERFNLDETSNVEAINLANQLCQYGYFFPVNDLKNLVLKDDSSLYRFQSPYYWPWQPSRVSGSSSNAPTLGPDNVEYAIYLVKRTLRNKQRHGLEEYEQEALANLKKNLSAKWDFITMQAEEQVRLAKERKKGDKIVSDSQERAYWRVARPPPGVSSGLEPCPVPVRSRPHKPKKRTIHQLTREIEYLKTSLDRTRVKTSIALDALVAYAETFAPYDPWLTPPQPSNPWVSDDTLFWQINSPLVEIPSEKRVQRWALSIEELISDPTGLQEFTSFLRKEYSHENIRFWLAVMDLRRSSTKQIPKKLEEIYEEFLKPGAPCEINIDGATAERVAEGLRSGSRYALDHAADHVYGLLLKKDCYPRFIRSDHFQRLLTEGKNVHQKKAKFFNFGGQVRKKPGSTSGTSGTAAGTGAGLARRRGSDRSLSGSAHELAVCAVQPPRPPDPPAHSHSQSNLTDIPFRDPLEDDTADVLPWESSSREGAYGGRRRQDSAADSGSSSSDVSGAVCERTRRLPQQSTLDGGLRGAPPPLRRLSAVEPRHLAPLASPPHSPRPPRPAPRPLPPVHPHPTPTISVSSAPDDESADSPPGTCSPEEPRSIAQSDEPSSVFASADATPTDSARAPPPLHEGCSSLVEIGNEMIASEEHPSAVASVVLGGPSIESCEDSTTSRAISDSKESDRTKSSEDETSSVRKPITQEASAIDVVMEQNPVEGAAEPMRAVAPLAVCEDTAVEEEPPSRASDRTASSPSDIVKRDSKPDLGERKLRNDICPWEDENSCESDAPFVKTYATLGYL, from the exons GTGTCGGGGGCACAGCGCGGGCGCGAGCGGCATGCGGCCCCGACGGCAGACGCCCATGGAGGTCGGCTAGCGCAGCCCCCGCGCCCGCTGTCCCAGCCCCGCCCCGCAGACGCCATGGAACTCGCTGACGTACCTCGACACCGACCCCTCGCCTTCGATAAG ATGGAAAGCTTGATAAAAGAAATGCAAGATCCAGAAACAGGCGTCCCCGTGAGAAGTCAAAAACTTTTTCTTACTGTAATTCCTTCTGCTTTTATGG gttACGATCTTGTCGAATGGCTAATGGAACGGTTTAATCTTGATGAGACTAGTAATG TTGAAGCAATAAACTTAGCCAATCAGCTTTGTCAATATGGTTACTTCTTTCCCGTCAACGACTTGAAAAATCttgttttaaaagatgactCTTCTCTCTACAGATTTCAG AGTCCATATTACTGGCCATGGCAACCGTCCCGCGTGTCCGGGAGCAGCTCAAACGCCCCCACCCTGGGACCCGACAACGTGGAGTACGCTATCTACCTAGTGAAGCGGACGCTGCGAAACAAACAGCGACACGGTCTTGAAGAATACGAGCAAGAGGCGCTGGCCAACCTAAAGAAAAACCTTTCTGCTAAATGGGATTTCATCACCATGCAAGCAGAGGAACAG GTTCGGTTAGCAAAAGAACGGAAGAAGGGGGACAAGATAGTGAGTGACAGTCAAGAGCGTGCCTACTGGCGAGTGGCGAGGCCACCCCCGGGAGTTTCCAGCGGCCTCGAGCCGTGCCCAGTACCCGTGCGGTCGCGGCCACATAAGCCCAAGAAAAGAACCATACACCAACTGACGAGAGAG ATCGAATATTTAAAAACGAGCCTGGATCGTACACGAGTGAAGACTTCAATTGCCCTAGATGCCCTTGTGGCTTATGCGGAGACCTTCGCTCCCTATGATCCTTGGCTCACACCACCACAACCCTCCAACCCTTGGGTCAGCGATGACACCCTATTTTGGCAAATTAATAGCCCTCT TGTCGAAATACCAAGTGAAAAACGAGTCCAGCGTTGGGCGCTTTCTATAGAGGAACTGATATCGGATCCAACAGGGCTGCAAGAGTTCACAAGTTTCTTAAGGAAAGAATATTCGCACGAGAATATTCGATTCTGGCTCGCGGTCATGGATCTGAGGAGAAGCAGTACCAAACAAATACCGAAGAAACTTGAGGAGATTTATGA ggAGTTCTTGAAGCCTGGAGCTCCATGTGAGATTAACATCGATGGTGCGACGGCAGAGCGAGTGGCCGAGGGTCTGCGATCTGGCTCTCGATACGCGCTCGACCATGCCGCCGATCATGTTTACGGACTTCTATTGAAAAAAGACTGCTACCCTCGATTCATCAGATCAGATCATTTTCAAAGACTACTGACTGAAGGGAAAAACGTCCATCAGAAAAAAGCCAA GTTCTTCAACTTTGGTGGTCAAGTACGCAAAAAACCTGGTTCGACGAGCGGCACGAGCGGAACCGCTGCGGGGACGGGGGCGGGACTCGCGCGGCGCCGCGGCTCCGACCGCTCCCTATCCGGCTCCGCACACGAGCTCGCCGTCTGCGCCGTGCAACCGCCGCGTCCGCCAGACCCGCCCGCGCACTCGCACAGCCAGTCCAACCTCACAGACATACCCTTCAG AGATCCCCTCGAGGACGATACCGCCGATGTTCTTCCCTGGGAAAGCTCATCAAGAGAAGGAGCGTACGGTGGACGGCGTCGCCAGGACTCAGCAGCAGATTCGGGCAGCTCGTCTTCGGACGTGAGTGGTGCGGTGTGCGAGCGCACGCGTCGCTTACCACAACAGAGCACGCTCGACGGGGGACTGCGCGGCGCGCCCCCGCCATTGAGGCGTCTCTCTGCAGTCGAACCTCGTCATCTTGCGCCACTCGCTTCACCGCCACACTCAccgcgccccccgcgccccgcccctCGCCCTCTTCCTCCCGTGCATCCACACCCCACACCCACCATCAGTGTCAGCTCCGCGCCTGACGACGAATCGGCCGACTCACCTCCCGGCACCTGTTCGCCAGAGGAACCAAGATCAATTGCGCAGTCAGATGAGCCTTCTTCGGTGTTCGCCTCGGCAGATGCGACGCCGACGGACTCGGCACGCGCTCCACCGCCACTCCATGAGGGATGCAGCTCGCTCGTGGAGATTGGAAACGAAATGATAGCCTCCGAAGAGCATCCGTCTGCCGTGGCTTCCGTCGTTCTTGGCGGACCGTCAATCGAATCGTGCGAAGACTCTACCACATCAAGAGCGATTTCTGATTCGAAGGAATCTGATCGAACAAAATCCTCGGAAGACGAAACGAGCTCGGTGCGAAAACCTATAACACAGGAGGCGTCGGCTATAGATGTCGTGATGGAACAAAATCCTGTCGAAGGTGCGGCAGAGCCGATGAGGGCGGTCGCCCCGCTGGCGGTGTGCGAGGATACGGCAGTGGAGGAAGAGCCCCCCTCCCGCGCGTCTGACCGCACCGCCTCGTCGCCTTCTGATATCGTGAAGCGGGATAGTAAGCCCGATCTTGGTGAACGTAAGCTGAGGAACGACATTTGTCCCTGGGAGGACGA GAATTCCTGTGAGAGTGATGCTCCGTTTGTTAAAACTTATGCTACCCTCGGTTATTTATAA